The DNA sequence AGCTCGACTGGCGGAGGTTCCAGGGGGAGCAGGCCACCGACCTCATCGCCTGGCAGGCCGACATCGTGCGCGAGTACGCCCGGGAGGACCAGTTCGTCACCACCTGCATCTCGTATTCGCGCCCTCAGATCTCCGACGACCAGCTCGCGGCCTCACTCGATGTCACGGCGGGCAATCCCTACTACCTCATGCAGGACGGCCTGTCGGCCGATGTCGACCTTCCGCGGCGGGCCGACTGGTGGCACACCGGCCCGTGGGCGCTCTTCCAGTGGGCCGACCGCGCGTTCTCCTCCCGCCAGGAGCGCTTCCTCGTCACGGAGACCAACGCCCAGTCCATCGGCGGCCCATGGCAGAACCAGCCCCCGTATCCCGGACAGATCAAGCAGGCCGCACTGGCGCTCGTCGCGCGCGGTTCCCGCATGATCGAGTACTGGCACTGGCACACTCTTCACTTCGGTGCCGAGACCTATTGGGGCGGTGTCCTGCCGCACAGCCAGGTTCCGGGACGCATCTACCGCGAGGTGGCGGAGCTCGGCGCGAGTCTCAAGCGCATCGGGAGCGCGCTCGACGGGTTCGAGCCGGATGCCGACGTGCTGATGCTGTATTCGACCGACACCAAGTGGTCGTTCGAGTTCTACCCGCCGCTCGCAAACGAGGACGGGGAGGCGGACCCCCGATCGTACGCGCGCATCACGGATGCCTTCTACCGCGGTCTCAACGAGGTCGGCGCCCAGGTGCGCGTCCAGCACACCCGGCAGTTCGTCGAGCAGTCGGCCGCGGAGTTGTCCGCGCGGTATCCCGTGCTCATCGCGGCCGCTGAGTACGTCGCGGACGACACGGTGCTCGACGCCCTCCGCGAATACGCTGCGGCCGGCGGTCACCTCGTGCTCGGCATCCGGACCGGTTATGGCGACGAGCTGGCTCGCGCTCGTCGCGGGGTCGCCCCCGACCGCCTGCACGACGCCGCAGGCGCGTGGTACGACGAATACAGCAACCTTGCCGAGCCGCTCGACGTGACCGCGGAGGAGGGTTTCGAACTCGAAGCCGGTTCGCAGGCGACCGCCTGGATCGACGTGCTCAACCTCGACGGCGCACAGGCGCTCGCCCGCTACGAGCCGAACGAGCTCGGCGCGGTGGCCGCCATCACGACGGCAGCGTTCGGAGCCGGCCGGGTGACCTACGTCGGCACGGTGCCGAACGAGCCGCTTGCTCGAAGCCTCGGTCGCTGGCTCGTCCCGGCCAGCGCGGCGGCTGCTTGGCGGGCCGAGATCCCCGTCACCGTGTCGACCGGCCGCACGCGCGGCAAGGAGCTCGCATTCGTGCACAACTGGTCGTCCCGTTCGCACGCGGTCACGGTCCCCGCGGAAGCGATCCACGTGGAGACCGGCGAGAGATTCACTGCGGGATCCCGCTTCACCCTCGAGCCGCGCGGCGTCGCCGTGTTCGAGGTCTCCGCGTCGCAGCCGTGACCGGAAACTCCCCGAGAAACCAAGAGAGAGAGAAACGCTCATGAGCAAGAAAGCACCGAGAACAGCACTGGCGCTGGGCACCGGCCTCCTGGCTGCCGCGCTCGTGCTCACCGGCTGCACCGGAGGGGGCGCCGGCGCCTCGGACGCCGGCAAGCCCGTCACGCAAGCCGAGATCGACAAGGCGATGACGACCCCGACGACCCTCACCTTCTGGACCTGGGTGCCCGACATCAAGAACGAGGTGGCGCTGTTCGAGAAGAAGTACCCGGCCATCAAGGTCAACGTCGAGAGTGTAGGCCAGGGCGCGCCGCACTACCAGAAACTGCGAACGGCGCTCAAGGCAGGCAAGGGCGCGCCGGATGTGGCGCAGATGGAGTTCCAGTACATCTCGTCCTTCACGGTCACCGACAGCCTTCTGAACCTCGCCCCCTACGGCGCGTCCGATCTGGGCGACCAGTACGTGCCGTGGGTGTGGAACCAGGTCAAGCAGAACGACGGCGTCTACGCGATCCCGCAGGACTCGGGGCCGATGGGCAACCTCTACCGGGAGGACATCCTGTCGAAGGCGGGCATCACCGCACCTCCGAAGACCTGGGACGAGTACGCGGCGGACGCTGCGACCGTCAAGGAGAAGACGGGCGCATACATGTCGAACCTCGCTTCCGGACAGGCCGGCCAGATGCTCGGACTGATGTGGCAGGCCGGAGTCAAGCCGTTCGGCTACGACGGCAAGAAGGGCGTCAAGGTCGACGTCAACAGTGCGGAGGCCAAGAAGGTCGCCGCGTACTGGCAGGACCTGATCCAGAAGGGCTACGTCTCGACCGACCCCGACTTCACCGACAGCTGGTACCAGGGTCTGGCCAACGGGAAGTACGCCGGCTGGCTCACCGCGGCATGGGCGCCGGTCTTCCTGCAGGGGACGGCGGCGAAGACCTCGGGTCTCTGGCGGGCGGCGGAACTGCCGCAGACGCCCGGGAGCAAGGCTGCGTCCGGCAACTGGGGAGGCTCGTCCGATGCCGTTCTGAAGACGACCAAGAACCCGATCGCGGCCTACGAGCTGGCCAAGTTCATCAACAATGACCCCGAGTCCACACTCATGCTCGCGACCAAGCAGTTCCTGTTTCCGACCTCGACAGCGACCCTCAAGGACCCCGAGTTCGTCGACCAGCAGGCGCAGTTCTACGGCGGCCAGAAGGTCAACGAGCTGTTCGCCGGAATCTCGACCACCGTCGACACCGAGTTCGATTGGCTCCCCTACATGGACTACGCCTACTCGAGCTACACGGAGACGGTCGGCAAGGCGCTCGCAGCCAAGGGCGACCTCTCGGCCGGATTGGATGCATGGCAGAAGGCGCTCGTGACCTACGGCACCCAGCAGGGCTTCTCCGTCAACAAGTAGCGGCGAACCACGTCGGCGGCGGGCGTGTGTCCCGCCGCCGGCATGGCCGACGTGCACCGAACAAGGGAGTTCACACCATGACCCAGTCCGTCGCGCCCGCCCGGGTGCGTGACCGATGGGCCGCGAGCGACCCGCGGCCCCGGCGCAACGCCAACCAGCGACGGCTGAACCGCGCCGCCTACCTGTTCGTCGCGCCCTTCATGCTCGTCTTCGTCGTGATGCTGCTGCTGCCGCTGTTCTACTCCGGATACTTGAGCCTGTTCACGACGCAGCTCATCGGGGGGCAGACGTTCGCGTGGTTCGCGAACTACATCCGCGCGTTCACGGATCCGGATTTCCTGGCCGGCCTCGGGCGCATGGCGCTGTTCCTGATCATCCAGGTCCCGATCATGCTGGCGCTGTCCCTGTTCTTCGCTCTCGCGCTCGACAGCGGGCGGGTGCGCGGCTCGATCGCCCTACGGCTGCTCATCTTCCTGCCGTTCGCCGTTCCCGGTGTCGTCGCGACACTGATGTGGGGGTATCTCTACGGCAACGACTTCGGTCCGATCGCGCAGACGTTCCGCGCCGTCGGGCTCGCCGCCCCCGATCTCCTGAGCGCTCAGAACATGCTCGGCTCGATGATGAACATCGTCACCTGGGCGTTCGTCGGCTACAACATGATCATCATGTACGCGGCCCTGCGGTCGATTCCGGCCGAGCTCTTCGAGGCGGCCGAGATCGACGGCGCCGGCCAATGGCGTGTCGCATGGAGCATCAAGATTCCCGGCATCCGTCCGGCGATCATCCTGACGATCATCTTCTCGATCATCGGGACCTTCCAGCTCTTCAACGAACCGAGCTTGCTCCACGCGATCGCCCCCGACGTGATCGACAACGGCTACACCCCGAATTACTACGCGTACAACCTGGCGTTCACCAATCAGGACGTCAACTACGCCGCAGCCATCGCCTTCCTGCTCGGACTGGTGATCGCGATCGTGTCGTACGTCGTGCAACTCACCACCCAGCGGAGGGAGGCCCGCAATGAGTGAATCCGCGACCCGTATCGCTCCGATCCCGGTCCGCGAGGCAGAGCCGCAGCGCCGCGGCGCTCGGGGACCCGCGAAGGCCTACAACCGCGAGACCCGCCGGAGCACGCTGTTGACGGTGCTGCTCTGGATCTGCGCCCTGTATTTCGTGCTGCCGATCGTCTGGCTGTTCATCGCGTCGACGAAGAGCAACGGCGACCTCTTCACAACATTCGGTTTCGCCTTCGGACGTTCCTTCGAGCTGTTCTCCAATATCGGCGCCGTCTTCACCGTGCAGAACGGCATCTACGTGCATTGGGCGATCAATACCCTCGTCTATGCCCTGGTGAGCGCCGTAGGAGCGTCGCTGCTGGCGACGATGGCCGGCTATGCCTTCGCCAAGTACCGGTTCCCCGGCGCGACCGCCATGTTCAGCGTCGTCCTGGGGGCGATCATGATCCCGCTCACGGCGCTGGCGCTGCCCACCTATCTCATGTTCAGCCAGCTCGGGATCACGAACACTCCGGCCGCCGTCATCGTGCCTTCCCTGGTCAGCCCGTTCGGCGTATTCCTCATGCGCGTCTATGCGGCCGACGCCCTTCCCGACTCGATGATCGAGGCGGCCCGGGTCGACGGCGCCGGTGAGTTCCGGATCTTCTGGCAGGTGGGACTGCGTCTGCTCGCGCCGGGCATCGTCACCGTCTTCCTCTTCGCGCTAGTGGGGACGTGGAACAACTATTTCCTGCCGCTCATCATGCTGAACAGCTCAGACCTGTACCCGCTCACCGTCGGCTTGGCTCAGCAGCAGGCCACGAGCGCGGCAGGCGGGGGATCGCAGGCGCTGTTCTCGGTCGTCATCACCGGGTCGCTCGTGTCGATCATCCCCTTGGTCATCGCGTTCCTCTTCCTGCAGCGGTACTGGACGACCGGACTCGCGAGCGGGAGCGTGAAGGAATGAGCGACGCGGCGCGGGCGAAAGCCTTCGGCTACGGAGGCGATTACAACCCCGAGCAATGGGCGCCGGAGATCTGGCGCGAAGACGTCGAGCTGATGAAGCGGGCCGGGGTGAACCTCGTGTCGGTCGGCATCTTCTCCTGGGCGCGGATCGAGCCTCGGGACGGCGAATTCGACTTCGCTTGGCTCGACGACGTCCTCGATCTCCTCCACCAGGGAGGGATCAGGGTCGATCTCGCCACGGCGACGGCGTCGCCTCCGCCGTGGCTGGCGCTGAAGCACCCGGAGTTGCTCCCCGTGACCGCGGATGGCGTCACGCTCTCCTCCGGGAGCCGGCAGGCGTACTGCCCGAGTTCGCCGGTCTATCGGCACTATGCGGCCCGTCTGGTGCGGGCGATCGTCGATCGATATGCGGAGCATCCAGCGCTGGCGCTCTGGCACGTCAACAACGAGTACGGCTGCCACGTCAGCCGCTGCTACTGCGACGCGTCGGCGACCGCCTTCCGGTCCTGGCTCGAACAGAGGTACTCCACGATCGAGGCGCTCAACGACGCCTGGGGCACCGCCTTCTGGTCGCAGCACTACGCCGCATTCGACGAGATCCTGCCGCCGCGCGCGGCACCGACCTTCAAGAACCCCACCCAGCTGCTCGACTTCGACCGGTTCAGCTCCGACGAGCTGCTCGCATGCTTCCGGGCGGAGAAGGAGATCATCCGCTCCCGGTCGACCGTGCCGATCACCACGAACTTCATGGGCTTCTTCAAGCCGGCCGACTACTGGGCGTGGGCTCGGGAGGTCGACATCGTGTCAGACGACTCCTACCCGGACCCTGCCGACCCGCTCTCGCCGGTGTATGGGGCCATGCAGCGCGACCTGATGCGGTCCCTCGGCGGCGGCAAGCCCTGGCTGCTGATGGAGCAATCCCCCGGAGCGGTCAACTGGCGCGAGCGAAACGCAGCGAAGCGACCCGGGCAGATGCGGGCGTGGTCGTACCAGAGCATCGCCCGGGGCGCGGACGGCATCATGTTCTTCCAATGGCGCCAAGCCGTGGCCGGGGCCGAGAAGTTCCACGCCGGAATGGTTCCGCACAGCGGCACGGATACCCGGATCTTCCGTGAGGTCGAACAGCTCGGCTCTGAGCTGGCGGCGCTGTCCGAGCGCGAAGGACCCCTCGGCGCCGCCGTTCCGGCGTCGGTGGCGGTTGTCCTCGACTGGGACTCGTGGTGGGCCATCGAACAGGAGGCGTCCCCGACGGCGATCGATTATCTCGCCGGCGTCTTCGCCTGGTACCGGGCGCTTTTCGCCGCGGGCGCCACGGTCGACTTCGTGCGGCCGACGGACGATCTCGCTCGTTACGCCGTCGTCGTCGTTCCGTCGCTGTTCGTCGCGGACGACGCGCAGCTGGCGGCTCTGGCGGGCTACGCGGCCGACGGAGGCACCCTGGTCGTCGGCTACCAGTCGGCCATCCTCGACAAGGATCTGCACGTGCGGACCGGAGGGTACCTGGGCGCGCTCCAGCAGACGCTCGGCATCCGGATCGAGGAGTTCGCGCCTCCCGCGGCACCCGACCTCGCAGCCCTCGGCGGCGGTGAGCCGCCGAGGCTGCGGGTCCGCGGCGATGCGATCGGCGGCACCGGGTCCGCGTCGCTGTGGGCCGAGTACGTCCGCGCGGATTCCGCTGAGGTGCGCGTGGTGTTCGACGGTGGCGTGCTCCACGGCTTCCCCGCGGTGACCCGTCGCCGTTCCGGCTCGGGTGAGGCGTGGTACGTCGCCACCCTTCTCGATGACGACGCGCTCCTCGTCCTCCTCGACGGCATCATGACATCGGCGGGCGTCGAGCGGGGCCCCCGTGTGCCGGGGGTGGAGGTCGTCCGCCGCGGACGTCATCTCATCGCCATCAACCACACGGATGAACCGGTCGAGATCGACCTGCCGGGCGCCGACCTCCTCACCGGGGCGGGCGCGAGCGGTCGCACGCTGGAGGCGCAGGGTGTCGCGATCGTCGGAGGGCTCCCCTGACGACCGCGGCACACCCCGGCGTCAGCCCAGGCGGAAGGTGGCACGCGGTACGTCATCGACGAGCCGGCGCGCGATGCGGAATGCGTCCTCCTCGGAGACCTGATGGGTGAGCACCAGCGAGGCGAGATACGACGAGTCCACACGCCGCGACATGTCGTGGCGGGCCGGAATGGAGCAGAACGCGCGCGTGTCGTCGATGAATCCGCTCGTCTTGGTGAACCCGGCGCTGTCTGTGATGGCTTGGCGGTAGCGGAGTATCGCCGCAGGCGTGTCGAGGAACCACCACGGGGCGCCGGCGTAGACCGAGGGGTAGAAGCCCGCCAGCGGCGCGATCTCGCGAGAGAAGGTCGACTCGTCGACGGTGAAGAGCACGAGACGGAAGGTCGGATTCGTGCCGAAGTCGCGCAGGATCGGCGCGAGCGGGGCGGTGAATGCGCCCACGGCCGGGAGATCGTGTCCGGTGTCGGGGCCGTACGCCTCGAACGTCGGCCGGTGATGGTTGCGGTGGACGCCGGGATGGAGTTGCATCACCAGTCCGTCGTCGGCGGACATCTCCGCCAGCCGGTAGAGCATGTTGCGGCGGTAGGCCACGGCCTCCCCGGACGTCATCGACCCGTCGAGCGCGGCACGATGAATGCGCGAGGCCTCCGCCGGCTCGAGGGGTTCGCAGCCGGCGTCGAGGACGCCCGTGTCGGTGGCCGTCGCTCCCGCCGCGGCGAACGCCGCTCGGCGCGCGCGCAGCGCCTCCAGCAGACCGGCATACGTGGAGGTGTCGACATCGGCTCGCTCGGCGAGCGCGCGGAGCCGGACCGGCCAGTCCTGCTCCTCCGGGTGCATGTAGCGGTCGGCGCGGAACGTGGGGACGACGCGCCCCGTGAAGGTCGGATCGGACGCGAGGCGAGCGTGCGCCTCGAGGTCGTCGGCCGGGTCGTCGGTGGTGGCGAGCACCGCGATGCGGAACCGATCGAACAGCGCCCGCGGGCGGAACTCCGGCGAAGCAAGCGTCGCAGAGAGCTGGTCGTAGAGGTCGTCGGCGTTCGCGGGCGACGGCTGCTCGGTGAGGCCGAACACCTCGCTGAACTCCGACTCGAACCAGAACCGCACCGGCGTGCCGAGGAAGAGATCCCAGTGCTCGCAGAGCGTCCTCCAGACCGTGCGTCCGGGCACCTCGGAGGGCACGCCGTCGCGGGCCAGTCCGAGATCGCTGAGAGGGACTCCGACCGCGTGCAGCATCCGTGTGACGTAGTGATCCGGTGTGATCAGGAGGGCGGACGGGTCGGGGAACGGCTCGTCGTCGGCCAGCACGGACGCCGGCACGTGTCCGTGGGGGGAGACGATCGGGAGGTCTGCGACGGCTGCGTGGAGCCGACGCGCCAGCGCGCGTTCTGCGGGGTCTGCGGGGAAGAGTCGATCCGGGTGCGGGGCGAGCGCGGTCATGCGCGTCCTTTCGTTGGTGCCGGCCCGGTGGAGGCGCGAACAGTGAGATGAGTGGGCAAGGTCGCCTCCTGACGGGTGGCCGGCGCCGGCGTGTCCTGGAGGCGTCCGAGGAGCATGGCGACGGCCGTTCGGCCGGCCTGTTCGATCGGGGCGGTGAGCGTCGTCAGCGGCGGGTTGCAGAAGTCGGCGCCGAAGATGTCGTCGCACCCGACCAGGGAGACGTCGCCTGGGACGTCCACCCCGCGCTCCCGGAACCGGGGGAGCATGCCGATCGCGAGGAGATCGTTGAATGCCAGGCACGCGGTGGCCCCGCTGTGCAGCACGGCATCGGCAGCGGCAGGGCCCGCGTAGAGCCGCGGCGCGAACGGGCCGATCCGGCGCGCTCTGACTCCGTACAGCTCGGCGGCCCGGACCATGGCGCGCCAGCGGCGTTCGCCCGACCAGGAGCTCTCGGGTCCAGCCGCGTACACGAGGTCCGAATGGCCGAGCGAGACCAGGTGGCCGACGGCTTGCTCGACCCCGTTGGGGGTGTCGATGAACACGCTGGGGACGCCGCGAGTCTGCCGGTTGACGGCGACCAGGGGCATCTCCGAGGCGATCGTCGTCAGCCGCCGGTCCGTCAGCCGCGAGGCGGCGAGGATCGCCCCGTCGAAGGAGGGACGGAGCATCCGGAGCATGCCGTCCTCCAGCTCTTCGGACTCTTCCGTGTCGACGAGGATCTGAGTGTATCCGGCTGCTTTGAGCTGATGCTGCGTACCCCGGATGATGCCGAAGTAGTAGGGGTTGGTCACGTCCATGACGAGCACCGCGACGGCACGAGTCCGGCCGCTGGTCAGCGCCCGAGCTTGAGAGTTCGGGATGTAGTTGAGTTCCCGTGCGGCCCGCTGGATCCGCTCCCTCGTCGCGGCGTTGACGCGACCGGGATTGGACAGGGCGCGCGAGACGGTCGATGTCGCGACGCCGCAGGCAGCGGCGACGTCCGCCAGTGTTGCGGGCCTCTCCGGGGCCGCACCCGCCGACGGTGGCTGGTAACTCATATCCGTATCCCATCACGAAATGGCAAACTTTGGCAATCGCTTGCGTTAAATTTGTCGCACTCTCTACAGTCAGCTCAAGCCCCCCGGGACAGAGCCGGCTTTCCGGGCCCCCATATCGATCACCATCCTCAAGGGAGAGACATACGATGAGATCTCGTTTCACGCTGGCAGCGTCGGCGGGAGTCGCCGCCCTGGCGCTGCTGCTCGCGGGATGTTCCGCGAGCACGAGCCAGCCCACCAGCAGTGCCAAGCTCGACGGACGGGGCAAGACCCTCGATGTCATGGTCAACGCCAACGGCAATTTCCCCACCCAGCAGCAGCAGTGGTTCGCGGATGTGTCGGATCAGTTCCAGAAGGAGACCGGCGCCACGGTCAAGTTCGAGACGTTCGCCACGGCGAACGACGAGCTGACCAAGATCCAGACGTCCGTCCTCAGCGGACAGGGTCCGGACATCTACAGCCTGGGAACCACCTTCACCCCGACCGCCTACTCGACCGGCGCCTTCGTCAAGCTCACCGACGCCGAATGGGCCAAGGTGGGCGGCCGCGACCGCTTCGTGCCTGCCACGCTCGGAATCTCGGGCCCCGACGCCAAGGACCAGGTCGGGATCCCGTTCGCGAGCCGGCCGTTCGTGATGGCCTACAACAAAGACCTCCTCGCTGCGGCGGGCATCGACAAGCCTGCCACCACGTGGGACGGGCTGGCCGAGCAGGCCAAGAAGCTCACCTCGGGGGACGTGCACGGCATGGCGATCGCCTATGCCGATACGTTCGATCCGTGGAAGTTCGTCTGGGCGATGTCGATGCAGCAGGGCAACACGATCCTCGACCCCAAGACGAAGAAGGCCACGATCGACGACCCCGCGGTGAAGAAGGCGTACGAGACCTACTTCGGCTGGCTGACCGATGACAAGATCGTGGACCCGGCTTCCGTCGGCTGGAAGAACGCGCAGGCGGTCGCCGCCTTCGCCGCCGGCAAGGCCGCATTCCTGCCGATGGTCTCCTCATCGTCCCGCGTGACGCTGGACAAGTCTGCGGTCGCGGGCAAGTACGCCTACGCCGTGATGCCCACGGTTCCTCCCGGGTCGACCTCGCTCCCGGCCGGAGGCAAGGGCGCCGCGACGATCATCTCGGGTGACAACATGGTGGTCGCCAAGTACTCGAAGAACCAGGATCTCGCGTTCGCCCTGATCAAGATGCTGACGAGCGCCGAGAACCAGGAGCAGTACACGAAGATCTTCGGGGATCTCCCGACGAACGCGACCGCCGCGAAGCAGGTCGAGGACGGCAACGAGCTGATCGCTCCCATCCTCGAGGCCGGCAAGAAGGCGTACAGCACTCCGTTCAGCGGCGCCTGGGGTGACACGCAGCTGGCCCTCGTCAACGTGGTGGTCCAGTCGATCCCGGGCCTGTCGAGCGGCAAGGTCTCCTCGGCCGACCTCGACGCAAAACTCAAGGCTGCGCAGGACACCGCGCAGAGCGCGCTGAGCAAGTCGAAGTGATCCGAGGCGCTCGATGTCGAACTCCACTCTGACCACGTCTTCGGACCAGGTCGTGACGGGCGCGCCGCCCGCGGGGAACACCCCCGCGGGCGGCCGCCCGGCCCGTCGGCGCAGAGGCGAGCGGAACCGCCCGCTCTGGATGCTGCTCCCCGGCGGCATCCTCATGCTCATCGTCATCGCGGTGCCCCTGTGCGTCGCCGTGATCATGACGACGCTCGATCTGGACCAGTACACCCTCCAGAGCTGGCTCCAGGCGCCCTTCATCGGTCTCGGGAACTACATCGAGGCGGTCACGGCATCGCCCCTTCTGCGGTCGATCGGAATCAGCGTCTCGTTCGCGGTGATCGCGGCACTGGTGACCATGCCGATCGGGGTGGCCGCCGCGCTCGCGACTCAGAACCGCTTCCGCGGCCGTGCTCTTGTCCGCTCCCTGTTCCTCATCCCGTACGTGGTGCCGGGATTCGTGGTCGGCACCCTCTGGCGGACCATGCTCCAACCCGGAGGCGTCGTCGACACGACGCTGGGTTCCATCGGCATCCACCCCGGGCTCTGGCTCAACGGGCCCCTGAGCTACTGGGCACTCATCATCGTCCAGATCTGGGCATCGTGGCCCTTCTTCTACCTGCTGGTGCTGGCCGGGCTCCAATCGGTCGACCATGAGGTGCACGAGGCGGCCGCCCTGGATGGCGCCACCTGGTGGATCAAACTGCGGGACATCGTGCTCCCGTACCTGCGCGGACCGATCTTCCTCGCGCTGATCATCGCCTTCCTCCACAACATCAATGCCTTCACGCTGCCGTTCGTGCTGTTCGGCGTTCCCGCACCGCAGGATGTCGACGTTCTGCCCGTGCTCACCTACGTGACCAGCTTCCAGAGCTTCCGTTTCGGCCTGAGCGCCGCGATGGCCGTCTGCTCGCTCGTGCT is a window from the Leifsonia sp. AG29 genome containing:
- a CDS encoding carbohydrate ABC transporter permease, translating into MSNSTLTTSSDQVVTGAPPAGNTPAGGRPARRRRGERNRPLWMLLPGGILMLIVIAVPLCVAVIMTTLDLDQYTLQSWLQAPFIGLGNYIEAVTASPLLRSIGISVSFAVIAALVTMPIGVAAALATQNRFRGRALVRSLFLIPYVVPGFVVGTLWRTMLQPGGVVDTTLGSIGIHPGLWLNGPLSYWALIIVQIWASWPFFYLLVLAGLQSVDHEVHEAAALDGATWWIKLRDIVLPYLRGPIFLALIIAFLHNINAFTLPFVLFGVPAPQDVDVLPVLTYVTSFQSFRFGLSAAMAVCSLVLIAVPLYVYLRAVKLDSGEEEQR